The genome window AAAATAGCGCATTTAAAGGCTATTGAAACCATACGTCAAAACATAGCTTCAGACTTTCATGATGATTTGGGTAGCACGCTGAGCAGTATTTCCATTTTTAGCGAAGTAGCCGTGCAAAAAACTGATACGGACCTGGCCGGGGCAAAAACTTTAGTTGGCGATATCGGCGTACGCGCCCGGGCTATGATAAACTCAATGAATGATATGGTTTGGACTATTAAACCAGAGAATGACAATTTATATAAACTGATGCAGCGCATGGAAGAGTTTAGTTACCCGGTTGCCGAGGCAAAAGAAACACAACTTGTTTTTTTAATGGATGAGAGCCTGTACAATATTAAAACCGATATGGTTAAGCGCAAAAACTTATTTTTAATATTTAAAGAAGCTTTTAACAATGCGGTAAAATACAGCGGTGCCGGCAACATTCATGTAACGTTTAAACTAAACAATAATAAAACGCTGCTGATGCAGGTAACTGATAATGGATACGGGTTTAAATATGAAAGCAAAAGGCCGGGCAACGGGTTAGCGAACATGCATAAAAGGGCCGCCGAGATTAAGGGTAAACTGACCGTTATTACGGCACCCGGTGAGGGAACCGAAATAAATATTATTTGCAAAATCACATAAGTATGTGAGGAATACCAATAATTATTTGAGTTAAATTAGATGGCTATGCCAATAAAGGTGCTGATAGTTGAAGATAATACAAACCTGCGTCAGGCGCTTAAAAGCCTGATAGCCTTGTCTGACGATTTTATTTGTGTAGGCGATGACGACCACTGCAAACCCGAAATTTTTTTCAGCGATAATGAGGTACCTGACGTGATACTGATGGATATAGACCTACCGGGCGAAAACGGCATATCATATACACGCCGCATAAAAGAAAAATATCCTTTCATAAATATTTTAATGCTCACAGTTATTGAGCAGGAAGACAAAATAATGGAGGCTATTTATGCAGGCGCAACCGGCTATTTGATAAAAAGCGCCATACCCGAGAATATACTGGAGAACATCAGAATACTATATAAAGGCGGCTCGCCGCTTACACCATCTATTGCCCGCATTATATTCCAAAACGTACAAAACCAGCAGCCAAATAAAAAAGAAAAAGTACACTTAAATACACGTGAAACCGAGGTGCTTGCCGGCCTGGTAAAAGGACTAACTTATAAAATGATAGCTGCAAAACATTTCATTTCAGTTGACACGGTACGCTCCTACATCCGTTGCGTTTATGAAAAATTAGAGGTGCATTCCCG of Mucilaginibacter xinganensis contains these proteins:
- a CDS encoding response regulator, which codes for MAMPIKVLIVEDNTNLRQALKSLIALSDDFICVGDDDHCKPEIFFSDNEVPDVILMDIDLPGENGISYTRRIKEKYPFINILMLTVIEQEDKIMEAIYAGATGYLIKSAIPENILENIRILYKGGSPLTPSIARIIFQNVQNQQPNKKEKVHLNTRETEVLAGLVKGLTYKMIAAKHFISVDTVRSYIRCVYEKLEVHSRSEAIVKALNDKLI